The sequence below is a genomic window from Lycium ferocissimum isolate CSIRO_LF1 chromosome 9, AGI_CSIRO_Lferr_CH_V1, whole genome shotgun sequence.
AATCGAAATACAAGAAACAACGATAGTAGCAGAAATTGAAGGACAAACTAAGCAACTACAAGAGTAATGTTACGACTATTAGTATGAAAGGATAAGTAGAACAACACTCAACTACCTGCTAATCTTCTACCCTAATTCGTCTcttccataacctcctatctaagatCATGTCCTGAATAAGCTGGACAAACAAATAGATCTTCCTAGCTTGAATTATTTACGGCTTCTCTCTCTGCTCTCTGTTATTATGCTTCGGCTAATCGCATCCCTGGAGTGTGTTTTATATTAATTGAGCAAAAAGTGTTTATATTTGATATATGTAATCCTTGAAAAGGGTCTTAattaaaacggaaaagggccaaatatacccttatactatcggaaaagggtcaaatatacccttcattatACTATGggttcaaatatatccctacAGTTATACTTTGAACACAAATGTACCCCTTCACCGTTAAAGTTGACTAAGGTGGAGTTCAATCCCACATTaacattaatattttaatgaatTAAATACcatgtggcatgccacctcactaACCAAACTCAATTTTACCCACCTCCTTCCATATCATCTTTCACAATGGCACCTCTGAAAAACATAAAAGGATTTTGATATCCCAGCTGCTGCACTTTTAGTTTCATAAAAAATTATAGCACCATAAAATGTTTCGTCAGTTGACACGTTTAATTATAGTTCAGtgattaataattaattttgtttactATTCCAAATTAGACACCTTTTGAAGATTAACTATgtgaaaaaaagtaaaaacgaGAATGGCGTTAAAAGGTGGTTGGTCGGAAATGAGAGTCGTTAAAGACTACGGGGGCTCTCTAAATTCTTATATGCATGCGCAAGTCAAAAGGGTATGCAAAAATCTGCAAAATGATTTGATCTTTCAAACTTTTCtaatgaatttaatttttcaagAATCAAGCTTGAATTTACTGGGTGGTAGTTTACATGTCAAAGTCTCAACTTTCTTGTATATGacttcaatttcttcaaaattctaaaGATTCACGGCTAAAATTTAAAAGGGTGTTCGAAAATCTGCAAAAAGATTCaatctttctaatttttttgataaatctAATTATGTAAAAATGCAGTGGCACTCATCAAGACCAGGTACATTTTTCTTCTCATTCAACCATCTGTCAAACACATCATGTTTACAAGGCCAAAAACTAGCAATTAAGGTATCTCTTTTAGCTCCGGCATCTTCGCTGGAGCAGTCACCGGAAGGAACTCCACCGGTGATAttgccgggggggggggggggtgatggGTGGGTAAAATTGGGTTTGGTCAACTTTAACGGTGGAGAGGTATATTTGTGCTCAAAATATAACGCTAGGAGTATATTTGGATCCAAAGTATAACGTAGGGTATGTTTGATCCTTttccgatagtacaggggtatatttggcccttttccgtaattaaaataatatttgtggTTAATTATTTTGCTTCAATCACATCATTTCAATCTTCAAAACTTGTCAAGGGTCTTTTTTTATTGAAGGGTCTTTTCTCTACGACCAAGTAaacaaatttcttcaattttgtcACACTTAATTGATTAATCATGGAATATATTTGAAACACGACAAAGAACGATAAGAACGTAACTTCTTCtgcctctctctcttttttccttttctgtttttttttttgaaggggggtttctctctttctttgcctctctctcttttttccttttttttttttttttgaagggggGTTGTCTCTCTTtctgtctttctttttttttttttttttttgggctgtCGCTCATAATATTATAAAGGATAAAAATTTACCCGCACCAgatgtttacaccaaatcaatgTATACCGGCATACAAGAATATTATTAATTAGACTACTTTCAAATGtagattaaaattaaaataagagatttatttgggtcatttgcacttccGTCCCTATTTTGCGTTGGTccttaatttttatccctcataacaaataattttttcatggGACATAAATTCTGATATCTCACAAGTTATAGCGTGCGTCCTTAAAAAACTTATCCCCATTAAGCATAAGTTTAattttaaaggacaaaaattaaatttaaagatcagcccatttgaagggaaaaccaTGCAATTTCGTCGATTTAATCATGGGCAGTTGGGCACACACAGAATCCGTTATCTATTATTGATATGCTTCTTGTACACAACTAACAGGCTAGCTGTTTAATAAATGaccttctttttatttatcttgCAACTTATGGACCTTTTAGATCACAGATTAAAAATCTCTTTTGACCAAGCTGAAAACCTTATGAGAAAATGTTAGATTTGATctaaaattatatattcattAGACGACAATCTAATATTTTGTCAGCTGGAAGTGCTACGTTTTCACAATTTTTATTGGACAAAATCTAAATAGTGACTTCAAAAAAGGACATTTGCATAAATCAGCCTATTAAAAGATGAGCCTTACATAATCCTCTCGGCCCATCACCCTTCCACCTTCTTGGGCCTGACCCAAATCCCTGTTCTCTCTATTTGTGGACTGTGGTTCCGAAAAGTGATTTTACACATATAGCAGGAGGATTCGCCGGTTGTTTTTCCTAATTGGTATACATAGATTATATactgattatatatttatacacaGTTATACATATGTATTATACATGaaatacacatatattatatattatatatttgacGGCTATTTTTAACTTAAACGATTGGGTGAGCGGCTACTTCAATTAAaccttcttccaaaaacttgtTGAAAACTTTCCAGCCCTATTCAGTTTGTTTTAGGTAAATTTTCTTTGCTATTTTCTATTTATTGCAGATTCATGTTCTCGAACAATTTTCTGACTCCTCTTTTATTTATAGCTTCCAATGTTCTTTTCCTATTGGTGTTTTAAAGGATTACTAATTAATAGTAGTAAAAACTGTTGCTTTTAGAACCTTATGGATTTACATATTATTTTGGAGGAATTTACTAAGCAGCAGTATAACTGTGACTGCTGGACTTATTTTATAAACTCAGACTAAAATAGACGGGCAGAATTTAGTGTTTTTAGTCAAAATTGTCGGATCCGGCTCCtttccatttctcttctctccattttccccaagttcctGCTTAGACGAGAGACACATGTCAAAGTTAAGAATTAAAAGTTGAGATCTAATTACCCAAATCAAGGTCCTAACCATGATTAgaataacaaatattttctttatttactcaAAATATTTGGCATCTCAAAATTCTAGTTAAAATATTATCTCACCTATAAATTAATCCTaaaattttctcattttactattttattacGTGCTCTTTTTACAAATAAAGCAATTAAAACTTAGTACTAATTGAGctggttgagttatgacccgcATTTTAGCCCAAATAAATTTTAGGCGGATTAATAAACCCGCTCAAATTCAACCCAAACCGCTCATTTGACATGTATAGGACAACCtatgtatttcttctttttttttttgtgcggattgcccttcatttggggtggtctttaatttttgtccttcaaattagTGGTTTTTAAGTTTTACCCCTCGTCTAACACCCCGAGGTTTCGCGTttgaaccccagctcagtaaaaaaaaaaattctgccttaaaattttgcaaatctATCTAGCAAAATGCCTTAGGCGGACAATTAGAATTTTTTTACGCAAATTCTCGTCCGCGTACGTAAATTCGCTCAAGATAATTTACTttcaagggcaaaaattaaagaccactactttgagggataaaaattaaagaccacccccgcgaaggacaatcctgcaaattgccctatgtattttctttattttgtttacGTAAGTTAATATTTGCTCATATTGATCTTCAAGTTTTGTTTGTTTACTAAGACCCAATTTTTAGACCTTTTTTTTGGCAGTTGCCGTAAGAAACAATTCTTGGAGACGAAACGATGGGTGGGGCAGCACATATGATGAAGAGAATTCCACGTATCAAATTTCCTCAGAGACACCCAAAACCTTCTTCTGGTAttcctaattttcttttatgtatgaaatattGATGTATttcatgacttgtttgatctGGTTCTCTGAATCTGCTGttttttaattcttcttttgtttattatgCTGAAATAGACTGTTAGAAATAACTAATTTGTTGTAAAGATAGAGTCTTGGAATGAAGCGGGTCCAAATTGATTGAGCTAAATGGAACCACTAATTTATTGTTTGTTGTAAAGACAAAGTACTGGAATGAAATGGGTCCAAATGTAACAGGATAGATATAGAGGCTTCACATAGCCGACTTCGATTAGTTTGCGTTCGAGGCAtagggatttgaagtttatgggttgctacattaatctcaaattaatttaCAACGATAACTGGGTTcataatcaaatatttataaataattagtAGATATttgtaatacatatatacaacatgagCAAAATGTTCAGATgatcgaggacatgaccttgGATAAGAAGATttggaggtcgaggattaggatagacggttagtaggtagttgagtTTTGTCGCGTTGTGTGTGAGAGAGATGGGGCGCCAGCCtttccatttcttcttcttcttcttcttttttcttagtAGTATTATTTTGGTTCACGTAGATCATTATCCCTATGTGTGTATTACTATGTGTTGCTCCATTTGTTTGGTATCTTGATATTTTGCTGTCTTTTTGTCTCTTACATTCCTGCATTTGACTacgtttcttttgagccgagggtctatcggaaacagcctctctaccccataaaggtagaggtaaggtctacgtacatcttaccctctccagaccccacttgtgggattacactgggtatgttgttgttgagcgAAATGCTACTGGGTTCTTGTGAATCCGTAGATAAAGCTTTGGATCTGCCACTGGTTTGAGGCTAGTGGAGGAGCCAGAAACTCTGGCAAGAGgattaagaaaaaatataagaaaaacaaattgagTTTTGAACCTATGATTTCAAGTATGTTTTTAaccccaacaacaacaacaacatacccagtgtattcCCACAAGCGAGGTCTGGGTAGAGTAGtcggtagagtgtacgcagaccttaccccctaTCTcgtgaaaagtttttttttttttttaaaccccatTTACCACTAATTAGAAGTTTCTCTTATGTCAAGGTGATTCAATTCTCTCTATATAAAAAATCTAATCTTTACCCTATTTGCGTGGTATAATCCCCTTCCCAATAGGTGGGTCGGCCCCTATTTGAGGGATAGTAGTAatagtttttgttgttgttttatctTACTAAAGTGTTATGTGCAACATCAATCTCTGTTTATGTGAAGAAGATATTGATGCGAAGGTTCTATATAGGGAGAGGGGCATGGTCCAAATCTTCCTGTTACTTTTCTTGGTTTGCTAAATGCCTGCATTTAGAAAAGCTTGAAATTGTCCGATTCAAAATGGTGGCAGTTTTGAGTTGTTATGTTTGCTTAGCTGAACTATGATGAGAACATGTTAAGCTCTTTCTTGCTTAATCAATTTAATATTATGCTGCTTTTCGAAAATCTCATTTAAATAGTTATTCATCATCCATTTCTACTTTAGTAAGTTTTCTTCACTTCATAGTTCATACGACCAGTTGAGATATTAAATTTCAGTGGACGAAATATGGTACTTGAGATTGATTTTAGTTAGTTGATAGGTACTACTAAATATTGTTAACTCTGAGTCTCAAACTCCCACAATATCTCAGATTGTCGGGCACTCTTATTTCACAATTTGTCTCCTACCTTAAATTACCCTATTTACCAGTTTACAGTTTACATGTGATTATCAGAATTCACCGATTCAGTCTATGGAAAAGCTAGCTGCAAAACAATAGCTTCTAATCTTTGACCTTCCAATTCTGACTTCTGAGTGTTTGCTCGGACATCTTCTTTCCGAAtgtttcaagtcattaaacagAAAAAAAGGTAGGGATTAAAAAGTCTATGCTTTACTACTTGCGCTTAGCTTTTAATGTGATTGACTGCTTGTAgattttccatattctttagTCAGAATTTTCTTGTTGTGCAGGTTCCACGCAACAGGACTCACAACAAATGAAAACTTCAACAACTGATGATGTTCCTCGAACATTCTTTTCAAGATCCCAATCTAGCATGCCTGTTGCAGGGAAGGCTTCTGACCAACCTAAAAGAACACCGGTGTCTCAGGAGGAAATTGAGGCCATTTTGGTGTGTATAAACTACTCCTTTTGTTATTTGTTCCATTTCTATGTGACACTTTGAACTTCagttttatccttaatgacatGCTTTTATAGCCACAAAAATCTCATGCGTGGCTTAACACCACAAGTtccaaaagtctttctttcttttataaaatttgtgccaagtcaaactacACCACATAAACTGAAATTGAGGCAGTATTAGCTAGTTTGCATGCATCTGCACTTCACATGGTAGTAATAGAAATTGAAAAAGCTCATCATTTACTCGGGAAATGCTTAGTGAATATAAGAATCTTTTGATAAGATAATCTAGCGCCTAtaaatcataaataattttttaaaagtattatAAATCATTAAGGTTGTCGTGTTCTTCAGTTTTATACTAAGTGAACTCAAATTTTACAAGTTctgttctttaattttgttaCATGTTGTGAGAAAATGGATAATCCCCaatataattcttttattttttataaggaATGCCCGATATATTTCTTTAAATAGTACTAGCCATTTAGAAGTAGTTCTAAAGAGTTTAGAAAAGATATTAATCATCCTAACATATTCTTTTTACAGTTTCTTTTCAGTGAAACCTCTTTTTTTACATTAGTTAACATTGCATTTCTTACTTATATTTCTTGCTTTAGCTGTCTTACTGTTCAGGTGCTGTTTTATGCGTGAATGGAAACCTACAGTAAAACATTTTTAGACTTTTATTAGTTTAgatttttatgctttctattgagctgagggtctttcggaaacagccgtcctaccttggtaggagtaaggtctgacAGACACTCTACTCTTCCTGCACTTgggttgtgggatttcactgggttgttgttgttgttattagtGTAGATATAGGTAAGAGTTTCTGAGATTTGAGATTTTCACATACCTGTTCTTTGGTTTGCTTGAAAGACCATGCATGTTTGGCAACACAATctttcgtgttttttttttttttgggtgaagTAACGCAATCTTTCGCTTTTGCTATCTATTTTCTCTTTCTACATCACAACCCTTAGGgtgcggcccttccccggaccctgcTAACGCTAGGTGCTTTGTGCACCTGGCTGCCCTTTATTTGGGTTACtgtcaaaacaaaagaaaatccGTGATTGTAAGAGCAGTGAAATAAATGTAGAGGACCTCAATCAGTATGTCTGTGCCTTACTGTGTTAATTATGTGAGATTCATTTCAATCACTTAACATGCTGCATGTAAGATGTAAACAGAGGCATATAGATCTTTACCTGGGTATATTGAAGATTCACCATGCCATGTTTGATAAGTTCAAGCCAAACGATTTTGTTCAAGAGATAGTTCTATGCTGATCTCCCAACAACTGCTCTTATACTATTTTTCCATTTTGACAGTTGGGCGGCTGCAACTAATTGAGGCGAAGATTTGTAGACAGAGGACATAGTTTTGACGCCTGGCTTACATTTGGGCGATTTCTTTTGCAAATGATGTTTTTGATTAATGATTGTTAGACCTGGGAGGTTAATGCAATTGGCTTACTACCTCATTCTATTGTAAAGCATTATTGAACCCTTTGATACACAATGTAAACATTTGCAGACTATGCAAGATAAAATTCTGGTCATCTGTTTGAGAATTTGTCAAGATCTTGCAGTTTGCACCAATTATATACTCTCTCTCAGGCTATATAGCATTATTGGACTTGTCTACATCGACATTGATCTGTTGTCAAATTGGAGTCTAAAAATCCACCATATGTGAAAGTAAGAATTGTTTGATCATACTGTTAAGTCCTGTGTTATTTAGGtagtgtatgttgttacttctGCTGGGCTTCCTTTTCGTTGTTGGGTCTCTCTTTGTTTGATCAATGCGTGATATTTCGAATCCTCATTACTAATGGAATCGGAATGATCAGAAGATTTTTTCAGTTGGCTTGGATCCATTACTTGAAGGAAACTAGATCTTGTGACATCctattgaaaatatattttactgTACATTTTCTACATGGTTCAAAACTGAGCCCGCCCCTCTGCCCAGAATCTGGTTGAAGTGTGTGatgaccatctcatctaaaaccTTAAGCTGTTAGAGAAAGTgcttaattatattctcaacacTCCCTTCACGTGCTGACCTGAATCTTTTTTTAAATGGGCCAAGCACGTGGAAATCTTTTTACCTGAATGTTATTTTTTTCGTTGTTTCAGTTAAGAGTTCTATCGAATTATCATTGCTAAGAGTTTTGAACTTCTCATTTGGAAACAGGCTCTTCCTGCACAAAAGCATTCTGCCTTTCCTTATTATGCCATTGCCATTACAAAACTTACACATCTTGTATGTACAACAACCCAAAAGACACAAAAGAACAAACAATCTACTCAATAAGAGTGAAGCAAATTCAAGCTTCAGAGTTCTTTTCTACCATGTTTTCAAGTATGACAGACCTAGGACTCACCATTGGTGGGCCTTTCTCTCTTCGTTCGAGTTCTTCAAGCCTGAAAGAAATCAACCTATCCCAATTCCCACCTTCAAATAGAACAGCAGCTTTGCCATCAGTGATCCTCTGCACAATCCCACAATACATATAATATGGATTATTAGTATTCTTGACAATAGCAATCATCCCAGGTAACAAAAGTGGCAATTCAGGTGGCTTTGGTCTCTGATTAAAACCAGAAAAAACCATACTTGATGATTCTGTTTTCTTGGGAGGTGGTGGATTTTTCTCTATGAATTTCTGTAAACCCTTTTCACCTCCCGGAAATCCGCCTGTAAACCCCATCATTTCTTTCTCAAATCCATCTACTGGGAACTCCCCGGTTTCGCtgttttcttgattatcatCACTAGCTGGTGGTGGTGCTGCTGCTGATGATGGTTCTTCCGAAACCGACTTGTTTAGCTCTTTTTCTATACCTTCTTCTCCATTACATAGACCTCTACCTCCAAGAATCTCATAAAGATTGAATTTGGCTGTAACTGAGGTTGAAGTTTGTTTCAAAGTTGATTTGGCATGAATATTATTGAGGTTAAGGTTGTGAGACTGTCCaagaaagtttgattttttaagaGGTGGGGTTTGAATTTGAAGGCTTGAGAGTtgaaaggaagaagaagcaGCCATGTCTCTTTTTCTTCTCAAGAATTTGGATTTGGGAAGAAGGAGGAGATCAGATGAGAAGTGTTTTGTAGAAATGGGAGAGTGCAATTTGTCCTTTTTAATTCTGTCCACGAATCTAGTTGTGTTTTGATATCTTCAATTGACAAATGACAGACACGGGTTCAGTGTTACTGTGTACATATGTAAGAGCTGTTTGGATTAGTAGTACATTATCTTTTTATCCTTTActcaatttcttttgtttttctttctttggacaTCTAGTGGTCTTCACTTAGTTGTATATGTATCATGATCAAACACAAAATTTACTAATTCTAATAGGAAGCGTTTTCAATTTAATGAATCTTATGGGATGCAAATCTGAATTAGTCAGATTTGTGGGGTACCAAACAGGGATGGAATTAGCATGTCTATTACTGGTTTGATAGAACTCAATAACTTTACGCAGGCCATGTATTTGTGTTACAAGAACcaattaatatgtataaataatttatcaataactttctttatttgaaatttaaaactCAAAATCTTATCAATAGCAAGAATTGCGACGAATAAGGTGACATCCCTAAATTATCACACTTTGCAAGTTATCTACCTAAATTTTCGGGTGTTCGCATTACTTCCCTAAACAATGAggctgtttggatgggcttatgcctatatATTGTCATAGTactataagctaaaaaaaataagttggggtagtctaacttattttttttggcttataagttcgtTTTCACTTATGTtcgctttagataaactaagtcaAATCgactaattattttttgagccttattttaagacaaaatgactttGTGGCcaccaaacactaaaaaaaaaaacaaactataaagcaacttataagccaatccaaacgggctcaataACCCCCtatgtattaaaaaaattctCCTCCCCTCCCCCTCCCTTTTCAGTTGCCCGGTTGCTTAGCTAgtcaaatatttgaaataaatcAACAAAAGGAGCGtgcaaaattttttttaaaaaaaaaaaaaaaaatctacctgCTACATGAGCTTAccatttttttaacaaaaacctttatttcatttcctttatattcttgacttgttctttattttcttacctttcttcttcatttcttcgTTATTTCTCCGTTTGAAATTTTTTAGAGTTTCCTTTCTTATTTattcttcttcaatttcttacTCATCTCTCCACTAGAGTAGAGGTAAGGTTTGTGTACATCCCATCATCCTCAAATCACTTGTGAGAATATACTcagtatatatgttgttgttgttgttgattgttaaAAGATAGCATTGAACCAAATCATTGTATCTTCTTAGTAAACCCAAAACCTTCTTGATAATGAAATTGAATGTTTGTTTGTAGATGTGGGGCCGCCGACATCGTCGagaaacatcaatgaataatCCAGGTATGTAACTCGTAAAAATTTACTAGTTTATCGGATTCCAACCTATTCAAAACAAGTACTATTTGTTGTTATACCataatttttttacattttgatTTTTGGCTCTATTAATCTTGGTAAATGAACATAATTAGCTCTTATTAATCATATAGTAGATGGTACTTTTAGCATCGGATATACCAAAGTCCTcatacaataaaataaaaaccagAAAGCAATAAATCATATTTGCTAAATATTTACTTATACGTTAATTCGTTTGAAAAAGTAATACATGGATAATCAGGGGCGAATCTACCATTTCAGTTACGGGTTCAcatgattttattatttttgtccagactttctctctctctccatcaattttttttaattatatattaatttgaaatcGTTGTGGAAATCCATACACTTCAAATCTTAGTTTGCTCGTGTGAATAACCtatgtcataaattgaacagtACTGTGACcttatatatgatattttaattttaatgtgGTTAACGACCGTTGGTGATAAGTTTGTCTTTATAGTTAGTTTTACTaacttcttatgatgttaaattcAATCGTTAATGACTCTTAAAGCAACATTTGATCTTCCAAACTTGACGCAAGGCGCTTAATGTCGATTACTATTTTCCACTTAATAGGTGAAGGAGAGACGGAAGTGTGGCTTACAAGCTAAGCTTTATAAGGCCGACCATTACTTAAGTCACTAACGGAGAAAACTAGAAAAAATCTAGTCTAACTAGTTTGATATCGACTAAATTTACAAATACAACTGACTATACTCCTAAAAACTCAGTTGAACTTGAGCTCGCTACTTTAGAAccaggggtgggcatggtacggtatttgaaaGTTCGGTATGGTAATTTCGGTTTTTggtttctaaaaatactataccattaccataccaaattaattcggtatggttcggtatttttaagttcggtttcggtattttacGGTACGGTAAATCGGTATCATAGTTTGTTCAACTtcaacatatacttatatcgtagagaattatgacttcGGCTACTCAAAAACACGTCTCAATTATATTGTACTAACACCTTACACAtgcaaaaatattcaaaagaaagtacaagcaatccccttcgtaaatcaattacacaaaaaagacatttaaatcaagatagaattgACAAAGTTCCAAAGTTTAAACCatt
It includes:
- the LOC132030642 gene encoding uncharacterized protein LOC132030642 isoform X2, yielding MKRIPRIKFPQRHPKPSSGSTQQDSQQMKTSTTDDVPRTFFSRSQSSMPVAGKASDQPKRTPVSQEEIEAILLGGCN
- the LOC132030642 gene encoding uncharacterized protein LOC132030642 isoform X1; protein product: MGGAAHMMKRIPRIKFPQRHPKPSSGSTQQDSQQMKTSTTDDVPRTFFSRSQSSMPVAGKASDQPKRTPVSQEEIEAILLGGCN
- the LOC132030641 gene encoding NAD(P)H-quinone oxidoreductase subunit S, chloroplastic produces the protein MAASSSFQLSSLQIQTPPLKKSNFLGQSHNLNLNNIHAKSTLKQTSTSVTAKFNLYEILGGRGLCNGEEGIEKELNKSVSEEPSSAAAPPPASDDNQENSETGEFPVDGFEKEMMGFTGGFPGGEKGLQKFIEKNPPPPKKTESSSMVFSGFNQRPKPPELPLLLPGMIAIVKNTNNPYYMYCGIVQRITDGKAAVLFEGGNWDRLISFRLEELERREKGPPMVSPRSVILENMVEKNSEA